One genomic region from Stackebrandtia nassauensis DSM 44728 encodes:
- a CDS encoding glycoside hydrolase family 30 protein: MPRFELRRAQVLTAVSVLGLVMLVVPGSAPVSGPRVDVWLTTTSDADGRVVDKGLEPQPSTRFGESDPAAGQLIEVDQGTTYQEFEGGGASFTDTAAWLMRGSGALDEADRDKVMEKLFDRREGIGLGFLRNPMGASDLARYAYSYDRTCCDLSDFSMDKDADVMALTKQAASINPGITVKAVPWSSPAWMKDNNDIEHRGWLRHEYYDEYAQYFVKYIQAYAKAGVDIDYVSPQNEPGCCYGTDYPSMNWNADALRAFTKDHLWPAFRKAGIDTKTLVFDWNWKNFPEMGAEQLADAELVDDPLFGGIAWHGYAGDPSTQSEVHKQYPGVKSFNTENSGGGWVDDQQREDMLNLIDYTRNWGRSWVKWSLAMDQNNGPTSGGCGTCTGLITVHNGGKRHGQVDYTVEYYTMGHLTKFVEPGAVRVASTDGAVRNVAWRNPDGSTALIAYNDTDKPRTIRIKADGHYASYRLPARASATFTWGG; encoded by the coding sequence ATGCCTCGTTTTGAGCTTCGGCGTGCGCAGGTGCTGACCGCCGTGTCGGTCCTCGGGCTGGTGATGCTGGTCGTTCCGGGCAGCGCGCCGGTGTCCGGTCCGCGGGTGGACGTGTGGCTGACGACGACGTCAGACGCGGACGGCCGGGTCGTCGACAAGGGACTGGAGCCGCAGCCGTCGACGCGGTTCGGCGAGAGCGATCCCGCTGCCGGGCAACTGATCGAGGTCGACCAGGGCACCACGTACCAGGAGTTCGAGGGTGGCGGAGCGTCCTTCACCGACACCGCCGCGTGGCTGATGCGCGGCAGCGGCGCGCTCGACGAGGCCGACCGCGACAAGGTCATGGAGAAGCTGTTCGACCGTCGCGAGGGGATCGGGCTGGGATTCCTCCGCAATCCCATGGGCGCCAGCGATCTGGCGCGCTACGCCTACTCCTACGACCGCACCTGTTGCGACCTGTCGGACTTCTCGATGGACAAGGACGCCGACGTCATGGCGTTGACGAAGCAGGCAGCCTCCATCAATCCCGGGATCACGGTCAAGGCGGTGCCGTGGAGTTCACCGGCCTGGATGAAGGACAACAACGACATCGAGCACCGTGGCTGGCTGCGCCACGAGTACTACGACGAGTACGCGCAGTACTTCGTCAAGTACATCCAGGCCTATGCCAAGGCTGGTGTCGACATCGACTACGTCTCGCCGCAGAACGAGCCCGGCTGCTGTTACGGCACCGACTATCCGTCCATGAACTGGAACGCCGATGCCTTGCGGGCGTTCACCAAGGACCACCTGTGGCCCGCGTTCCGTAAGGCGGGCATCGACACCAAGACGCTGGTGTTCGACTGGAACTGGAAGAACTTTCCCGAGATGGGTGCCGAGCAGCTGGCCGACGCCGAACTGGTCGACGATCCGCTGTTCGGTGGGATCGCCTGGCACGGATACGCGGGCGATCCCTCGACGCAAAGCGAGGTCCACAAGCAATACCCGGGCGTGAAGTCGTTCAACACCGAGAACTCCGGCGGTGGCTGGGTGGACGACCAGCAGCGCGAGGACATGCTCAACCTGATCGACTACACCCGCAACTGGGGACGCAGCTGGGTCAAGTGGAGCCTGGCGATGGACCAGAACAACGGTCCCACCAGCGGCGGCTGCGGTACCTGCACCGGACTCATCACCGTCCACAACGGCGGCAAGCGACACGGGCAGGTCGACTACACGGTCGAGTACTACACGATGGGGCACCTCACCAAGTTCGTCGAACCCGGCGCGGTGCGCGTCGCCTCCACCGACGGTGCGGTCCGCAACGTCGCCTGGCGCAACCCCGACGGCTCCACGGCGCTGATCGCCTACAACGACACCGACAAGCCGCGAACGATCCGGATCAAGGCTGACGGCCACTACGCGTCCTACCGGCTGCCCGCCCGCGCGTCGGCGACGTTCACCTGGGGCGGCTGA
- a CDS encoding S1 family peptidase has translation MKRTTARIWGFGAAVALGALAVAATAIPAQAASDDPGTRVVGGSPAADGDYPWAVHLSMGCGGSLLTEQVVLTAAHCVDGTGENGDITAQYGSTKLDSPDVKEYKSAYVHQSETYASDGKGDWALIKLAEPVADAVTIPMAETPDLDEGPEFQILGWGDTEEGSGQGSNELLHATVGFIDDETCAKGEGEAYKNFDPQGELCAGNWEEGGTDTCQGDSGGPMVTKNAEGEWVQVGVVSYGEGCARPRAPGVYTQVSNWHGDITAALDALP, from the coding sequence ATGAAGAGAACGACAGCCAGGATCTGGGGCTTCGGCGCTGCCGTGGCCCTGGGTGCGCTGGCGGTCGCCGCTACGGCCATCCCGGCACAGGCCGCCAGCGACGACCCCGGCACCCGCGTGGTGGGCGGCTCACCGGCCGCCGACGGCGACTATCCGTGGGCGGTGCACCTGTCCATGGGCTGTGGCGGCTCGCTGCTCACCGAGCAGGTGGTGCTGACCGCCGCGCACTGCGTCGACGGCACCGGCGAGAACGGTGACATCACCGCCCAGTATGGAAGCACCAAACTGGACAGTCCAGATGTGAAGGAGTACAAGTCGGCCTACGTGCACCAGTCCGAGACCTACGCCAGTGACGGCAAAGGGGACTGGGCGCTGATCAAACTGGCCGAACCGGTCGCCGACGCGGTGACCATCCCGATGGCCGAGACCCCGGACCTCGACGAGGGCCCCGAGTTCCAGATCCTTGGCTGGGGCGACACCGAGGAGGGGAGCGGCCAGGGATCCAACGAACTGTTGCACGCCACCGTCGGGTTCATCGACGACGAGACCTGCGCCAAGGGCGAGGGCGAGGCGTACAAGAACTTCGATCCGCAAGGCGAGCTGTGCGCCGGCAACTGGGAAGAGGGAGGTACCGACACCTGCCAGGGTGACTCCGGAGGCCCAATGGTCACCAAGAACGCCGAAGGCGAGTGGGTTCAGGTCGGCGTGGTCAGCTACGGCGAAGGCTGCGCCCGTCCCCGCGCCCCCGGCGTCTACACGCAGGTGAGCAACTGGCACGGCGACATCACCGCCGCGCTGGACGCGCTGCCGTAA
- a CDS encoding AAA family ATPase: MGIIGRDEILGPAVAALRDRNSLLLYGPSGMGKTTLLDRLSDTASRWGFRVLRAAPAHVESQLPHLVLIDLFAELVPEAHGMPAQLRQALTGVLLRGSRAANPPDELTVRVAVLDLLRRACEERPVLLVIDDVQWVDEASREVLAFVARRLGDTAMRVLAAERVDGHDPTRLALCPEPVTAIEVTPLAPGDIAALLDTVVDGPLSSRVVRRIADASGGNPLYALELGRQLDRDEGEPAEFDPLPVSRRLRTLMAGRLAGLDEPTRWAMLLAALVARPSLDLLAACDALPADDLESAETAGIITVTGDGGIAFTHPLLRELVNADATTASRRKAHSVLAAAVDEPVARAVHLALGSPVADEEIAALAADAAEVAAHRGAPGSAADLAQLAVRRTPPCETDAAAARSLAAARYAQTAGRVPEATESARSALESGAASVRVEARLLLIDLAGQDLAEADAHLVAARVDAAGDTALQAKVALYTGTIDYFERRYDHAAVEVSRAEELAHEVGDVDLAIQALNLRACLPASEQSGEADKQREAAFRLAEGRPVSASTIEARQMWAMNALFRGDTTVAVRGISRLEADVRDHGRIGDLMSVLLSSSSIHVRSGDGPAGLRAGRECARLFEDAGAPGPGLVSAAQAEWCAGTPERALEAAARAIAVSQAVNDDEWLEVGFAYQGQALLLAGDVAAAAEAFNRAARLQTLSQHGDPAIIPWNADHATALVAAGDLDAAATVLDDLTARACRFERLVVLLGAARARALYLAARGEPARAAEGLADALREYSARSYPIDVARAELTLGRLHRRMRHRSKARRAFARAVELTTAIGAAPWLALARGELARLDSGAAPARDLSDAEQRIVDLVAEGATNRDIGTALFLSVKAVEARLSRLYRRFGVRNRAGLLSKLGERGGGHASGSD; this comes from the coding sequence GTGGGGATCATCGGACGTGACGAGATCCTCGGCCCGGCCGTGGCCGCGCTGCGGGATCGGAACAGCCTGCTGCTGTACGGACCGTCCGGGATGGGCAAGACCACGCTGCTGGACCGGCTGAGCGACACGGCTTCGCGGTGGGGGTTCCGGGTGCTGCGCGCGGCCCCGGCACACGTGGAGAGCCAGTTGCCGCACCTGGTCCTCATCGATCTGTTCGCCGAGCTCGTGCCCGAGGCGCACGGCATGCCCGCCCAGTTGCGGCAGGCCCTGACCGGGGTGCTGCTGCGGGGTTCGCGGGCCGCCAACCCGCCCGACGAGTTGACCGTGCGGGTCGCGGTGCTCGATCTGCTGCGCCGGGCCTGCGAGGAGCGGCCGGTGCTGTTGGTCATCGACGACGTCCAGTGGGTGGACGAGGCCAGCCGTGAGGTGCTCGCGTTCGTGGCGCGGCGGCTCGGCGACACCGCGATGCGGGTGCTGGCGGCCGAACGCGTCGACGGGCACGATCCGACGCGGCTGGCGCTGTGCCCCGAACCGGTCACCGCGATCGAGGTGACCCCGTTGGCGCCGGGCGACATCGCGGCGCTGCTGGACACGGTGGTCGACGGGCCGCTGTCGTCGCGGGTGGTGCGGCGGATCGCCGACGCCAGCGGCGGCAATCCGTTGTACGCGCTGGAGTTGGGGCGGCAGCTGGATCGCGATGAGGGCGAACCGGCCGAGTTCGATCCGCTGCCGGTGTCGCGTCGGCTGCGCACCCTGATGGCGGGGCGACTGGCCGGGCTCGACGAACCCACGCGCTGGGCGATGCTGCTGGCCGCGTTGGTGGCGCGGCCGTCGCTGGACCTGTTGGCCGCCTGTGACGCGCTGCCCGCCGACGACCTGGAATCGGCCGAGACCGCCGGGATCATCACCGTCACCGGCGACGGCGGCATCGCGTTCACCCACCCGCTGCTGCGGGAACTGGTCAACGCCGATGCCACCACGGCCTCGCGTCGCAAGGCCCACTCGGTGCTGGCCGCGGCGGTCGACGAACCGGTGGCGCGCGCCGTCCACCTGGCGTTGGGCAGTCCGGTCGCGGACGAGGAGATCGCCGCCTTGGCCGCCGACGCCGCCGAGGTGGCCGCGCACCGGGGCGCCCCGGGCAGCGCCGCCGACCTGGCGCAGCTGGCGGTGCGGCGCACCCCGCCGTGCGAGACCGACGCCGCCGCCGCGCGGTCGCTGGCCGCGGCCCGGTACGCGCAGACCGCCGGTCGGGTCCCCGAGGCGACCGAGTCGGCGCGCTCGGCACTGGAATCCGGTGCGGCGTCGGTGCGGGTGGAGGCGCGGCTGCTGCTCATCGACCTGGCGGGCCAGGATCTCGCCGAGGCCGACGCGCACCTGGTCGCCGCCCGAGTCGACGCGGCGGGCGACACCGCGCTGCAGGCGAAGGTCGCGCTGTACACCGGCACCATCGACTATTTCGAACGGCGCTACGACCACGCCGCCGTGGAGGTGTCGCGGGCCGAGGAACTGGCGCACGAGGTCGGCGACGTGGATCTGGCGATCCAGGCGCTGAACCTGCGCGCCTGCCTGCCCGCGTCCGAGCAGAGTGGCGAGGCCGACAAGCAGCGCGAGGCGGCGTTCCGGCTCGCGGAGGGCCGCCCGGTCAGCGCCTCCACGATCGAGGCCCGGCAGATGTGGGCGATGAACGCGCTGTTCCGGGGCGACACGACCGTCGCGGTGCGGGGCATCTCGCGACTGGAGGCCGACGTGCGCGACCACGGCCGCATCGGGGATCTCATGTCGGTGTTGCTGTCCAGCAGCTCGATCCACGTGCGATCCGGCGACGGTCCCGCCGGGCTGCGCGCCGGACGCGAGTGCGCGCGGCTGTTCGAGGACGCCGGGGCGCCCGGCCCCGGACTGGTGTCCGCCGCGCAGGCCGAGTGGTGCGCCGGTACGCCCGAGCGCGCGCTGGAGGCCGCCGCCCGCGCGATCGCCGTCAGCCAGGCCGTCAACGACGACGAATGGCTGGAGGTCGGCTTCGCGTACCAGGGACAGGCGCTGCTGCTGGCCGGTGACGTGGCCGCCGCGGCCGAGGCGTTCAACCGGGCCGCGCGGCTACAGACGCTCAGCCAGCACGGCGACCCCGCGATCATCCCCTGGAACGCCGACCACGCCACGGCTTTGGTGGCCGCCGGTGACCTGGACGCCGCCGCGACGGTCCTGGACGACCTGACCGCGCGCGCCTGCCGTTTCGAGCGGCTGGTCGTGCTGTTGGGCGCGGCCCGGGCCAGGGCGCTGTACCTGGCGGCGCGCGGCGAACCGGCACGCGCCGCGGAAGGGCTGGCGGACGCGCTGCGCGAGTACTCCGCCCGTTCCTACCCGATCGACGTCGCGCGCGCCGAGCTGACGCTGGGACGGTTGCACCGTCGGATGCGGCACCGCTCCAAGGCGCGCCGGGCCTTCGCCCGGGCCGTCGAGCTGACCACCGCGATCGGCGCCGCGCCGTGGCTGGCGCTGGCCCGTGGCGAACTCGCGCGGCTGGACAGCGGCGCGGCCCCCGCCCGGGACCTCAGCGACGCCGAGCAGCGCATCGTCGACCTGGTCGCCGAGGGCGCCACCAACCGCGACATCGGCACCGCGCTGTTCCTGTCGGTCAAGGCGGTGGAGGCGCGACTGTCGCGGCTGTACCGCCGCTTCGGCGTCCGCAACCGGGCCGGGCTGCTGTCCAAGCTGGGGGAGCGCGGCGGCGGGCACGCGTCCGGCTCAGACTGA
- a CDS encoding M91 family zinc metallopeptidase: MRQDEGDSSTVFAVIRVAARLWRLEADPADVHAAANGWRSLGGDVAEEGEKLNGSAQRVYGEWAGEGRTSYETHQKALSLTMVAADGHCETVAGALDAVGHALTQCDDKLRTSVETIIKAVPCTVADDIITFTPKDAEQQAKVLAATAEAKTLRAELDKQLAEHSAGLSSALTGWNALWNAIQPLNQPLDGPAGALTLPDGSVVVNTGTGNDNVKVTTDKKGNTVVKVNGVESKYPPEVSVIIRSGQGDDTIRTETKEKTGRDGQLTVLSGSGNDKLDMKGQKQEAYTGAGNDTVDAKKIDFGAIATAGGNDIVNTKDGRNFMVVTGEDRDLVNAKGSSNNVSTGLGDDRVFGGDGMERVYTGPAEAQGPNDPNEHWDEVHAGKGDDTIVGGSQTQEIYAGDGNDVVYGAAGNDYLDGQKGDDKLYGGQGLDVAYGLDGADLLHGGSEKDFLEGGQGNDMATGGSGNDAISGGGGDDRMAGDDGDDVFYGGKGHDVVAGGEGANTAHVQAEDAVVDARFNRVEISDNNDAFDIKGSDDFKDRVQADLDMMAASPTGQQMLDDMSKHDNPEIRDYDVRNGRAVPGDEGGEILYNPAHRLGPESTPATVLYHEMAHSYDFATGNWDEDRVWDPNHPDTEWDDVTPYNRVDDPAQVPVRNGERQAVGLEVDHDNNPATPPVIDDNHRIELTENGLRQELGRETRPRYGSTAQPTNLDAWR, translated from the coding sequence ATGCGACAGGACGAGGGCGACAGCAGCACGGTGTTCGCGGTCATCCGGGTCGCCGCCCGGTTGTGGCGGCTGGAGGCGGATCCCGCCGACGTGCACGCCGCCGCCAACGGCTGGCGGTCCCTCGGCGGGGATGTGGCCGAAGAGGGCGAGAAGCTCAACGGTTCCGCCCAGCGGGTCTATGGGGAGTGGGCGGGTGAGGGCCGCACTTCCTATGAGACGCACCAGAAAGCGCTGTCGCTGACCATGGTCGCGGCCGACGGGCACTGCGAGACCGTGGCCGGGGCGCTGGATGCCGTCGGGCACGCGCTGACCCAGTGCGACGACAAGTTGCGGACGTCCGTCGAGACGATCATCAAGGCCGTTCCGTGCACTGTGGCCGATGACATCATCACGTTCACGCCCAAGGACGCCGAGCAGCAGGCGAAGGTTCTGGCCGCCACGGCCGAGGCGAAGACGCTGCGCGCGGAGCTCGACAAGCAACTCGCCGAGCACAGTGCCGGTCTGTCGAGCGCCCTGACCGGCTGGAACGCGCTGTGGAACGCCATCCAGCCCCTGAACCAGCCACTGGATGGTCCCGCCGGGGCGCTGACGCTTCCCGACGGGTCGGTCGTCGTCAACACCGGTACCGGGAACGACAACGTCAAGGTGACCACCGACAAGAAGGGCAACACCGTCGTGAAGGTCAACGGTGTCGAGTCCAAGTATCCGCCCGAAGTGTCGGTCATCATCCGCAGTGGACAGGGCGACGACACGATCAGGACCGAGACCAAGGAGAAGACCGGAAGGGACGGTCAACTCACGGTCCTCAGTGGCAGCGGCAACGACAAGCTGGACATGAAGGGTCAGAAACAGGAGGCGTACACCGGAGCCGGAAACGACACCGTCGACGCGAAGAAGATCGACTTCGGCGCGATAGCCACCGCGGGTGGGAACGACATCGTGAACACGAAGGACGGTCGCAACTTCATGGTCGTGACCGGGGAGGATCGCGACCTGGTCAACGCGAAGGGCAGCAGCAACAACGTCTCGACCGGTCTGGGCGACGACCGGGTCTTCGGGGGCGACGGCATGGAACGGGTTTACACCGGACCGGCGGAAGCCCAGGGCCCCAACGATCCCAACGAGCACTGGGACGAGGTGCACGCCGGGAAAGGCGACGACACCATCGTCGGGGGCAGCCAGACTCAGGAGATATACGCCGGGGACGGCAACGACGTCGTCTACGGGGCCGCGGGCAACGACTACCTGGACGGACAGAAGGGTGACGACAAGCTGTATGGCGGCCAGGGACTGGACGTCGCGTACGGTCTCGACGGCGCCGACCTGCTGCACGGCGGCTCCGAAAAGGACTTCCTGGAGGGCGGGCAGGGCAACGACATGGCCACCGGCGGCTCGGGCAATGACGCTATCTCCGGTGGCGGAGGGGACGACCGGATGGCGGGCGACGACGGCGACGACGTGTTCTACGGCGGCAAGGGGCACGACGTCGTGGCCGGAGGCGAGGGCGCCAACACCGCTCACGTCCAGGCAGAGGACGCCGTGGTCGACGCCCGGTTCAACCGGGTCGAGATCAGTGACAACAACGACGCCTTCGACATCAAGGGCAGCGACGACTTCAAGGACCGGGTGCAGGCCGACCTCGACATGATGGCGGCTTCGCCTACCGGGCAACAGATGCTCGACGATATGTCCAAACATGACAATCCCGAGATCCGGGACTACGACGTACGCAACGGAAGGGCGGTTCCGGGGGACGAGGGCGGCGAGATCCTGTACAACCCGGCACACCGGCTTGGCCCCGAAAGCACTCCCGCCACTGTGCTTTACCACGAGATGGCCCATAGCTATGACTTCGCGACCGGCAACTGGGACGAGGACCGAGTATGGGACCCCAACCATCCGGACACCGAATGGGACGACGTAACCCCGTACAACAGGGTCGATGACCCCGCCCAGGTGCCGGTGCGCAACGGTGAACGCCAGGCAGTGGGGTTGGAGGTCGACCACGACAACAATCCGGCGACACCCCCGGTCATCGACGACAACCACCGCATCGAGCTGACCGAGAACGGGCTGCGCCAAGAGTTGGGGCGCGAAACCCGCCCCAGGTACGGCTCCACCGCGCAGCCGACGAACCTGGACGCCTGGAGGTGA
- a CDS encoding LysR family transcriptional regulator — translation MDVDIRLLRYFVAVAEEGNLTYAARRLFVSQPALTKQIKQLEHLLGVALFTRSKSGMTLTEAGRAFAERVPGVLADWDRTVRQTKNTGSREQRVLRVGYLASAANEATQRIIADFAEVRPDWRADMRQSTWSDPSAGLASGEVDVALVRLPFPGQEALRLEVLSIEDRMAVLPATHPLAERERLAFRELWDEPFVAAPAETGAWRDYWLGADERDDRPVRIGAVVDQPDDWLSAIANGYGIALAPESAARFYARPGIVYRPVSGVAPSRIAVAWAPEDDGNPVVRDFVRCCVANRPESR, via the coding sequence ATGGATGTCGACATCCGGTTGCTGCGGTATTTCGTCGCCGTGGCCGAGGAGGGGAACCTGACCTACGCGGCGCGTCGGCTGTTCGTGTCGCAACCCGCGCTCACCAAACAGATCAAGCAACTGGAGCACCTGCTCGGCGTCGCACTGTTCACCCGGTCCAAGAGCGGCATGACGCTGACCGAAGCCGGACGGGCCTTCGCCGAACGGGTTCCCGGCGTCCTGGCCGACTGGGATCGCACGGTGCGCCAGACCAAGAACACCGGCAGCCGCGAGCAACGGGTGCTGCGGGTCGGCTATCTGGCCAGCGCCGCCAACGAGGCCACCCAGCGCATCATCGCCGATTTCGCCGAGGTCCGCCCGGACTGGCGCGCCGACATGCGCCAGTCCACCTGGTCCGACCCCTCGGCGGGGCTCGCCTCCGGCGAGGTCGACGTCGCGTTGGTCCGGTTGCCGTTTCCGGGCCAGGAGGCGCTGCGGCTGGAGGTTCTGTCTATTGAGGACCGTATGGCGGTGCTCCCGGCGACCCACCCGCTCGCCGAGCGCGAGCGGCTCGCGTTTCGGGAACTGTGGGACGAACCGTTCGTCGCCGCGCCCGCCGAGACCGGGGCCTGGCGGGACTACTGGCTGGGCGCCGACGAACGCGACGACCGACCCGTCCGGATCGGCGCCGTCGTCGACCAGCCCGACGACTGGCTCAGCGCGATCGCCAACGGCTACGGCATCGCGCTGGCCCCGGAGTCGGCGGCGCGGTTCTACGCCCGGCCCGGGATCGTCTACCGTCCGGTCTCGGGTGTCGCTCCCAGCCGGATCGCGGTGGCCTGGGCACCGGAGGACGACGGCAACCCCGTCGTGCGCGACTTCGTGCGGTGCTGCGTCGCCAACCGGCCCGAGAGCCGGTGA
- a CDS encoding DoxX family protein, whose translation MYTAYIVVTVVTIAVNLAVAVADFAKAPFVVANSTTVGVPASWVVPLGVLKAAGALGLLLGLLGVPFIGIAAAAGLTLFFVGAVAVHVRARVFRSIAFPGGFLALAVGSLVLGLLR comes from the coding sequence ATGTACACCGCCTACATCGTGGTCACCGTCGTCACGATCGCCGTCAACCTCGCGGTCGCCGTGGCGGACTTCGCCAAGGCCCCGTTCGTGGTCGCCAATTCCACCACAGTGGGCGTTCCGGCCTCCTGGGTCGTGCCGCTCGGCGTCCTCAAGGCCGCCGGAGCGCTCGGGCTGCTGCTGGGCCTGCTGGGCGTGCCGTTCATCGGGATCGCGGCCGCCGCCGGGCTGACGCTGTTCTTCGTCGGGGCGGTCGCGGTCCACGTCCGCGCCCGGGTGTTTCGCAGCATCGCCTTCCCCGGCGGCTTCCTGGCGCTGGCGGTGGGTTCGCTGGTGCTGGGGCTGCTGCGGTAG
- a CDS encoding YybH family protein — translation MNTRYEPASTPEELSRLVVERVNAGDAAGVAVLYETQAVVGFPSDNPTVGREAIAALYQRMVDAGAKFEVEDPLPTLYFEDLALTATRPKDGTGGRSQVLRRQPDGTWLRVLDRPEAG, via the coding sequence ATGAACACGCGATACGAACCCGCCAGCACCCCGGAGGAACTGTCCCGTCTGGTCGTGGAACGGGTCAACGCCGGGGACGCCGCGGGGGTGGCGGTACTGTACGAAACCCAAGCGGTCGTGGGCTTCCCGTCGGACAACCCGACGGTCGGCCGCGAGGCGATCGCGGCGCTGTACCAGCGGATGGTCGACGCGGGCGCGAAGTTCGAAGTGGAGGACCCGCTGCCGACGCTGTACTTCGAGGACCTCGCGCTGACGGCCACCCGTCCCAAGGACGGCACCGGCGGTCGCTCCCAGGTCCTGCGCCGTCAGCCGGACGGGACCTGGCTGCGCGTCCTGGACCGCCCCGAAGCGGGCTGA
- a CDS encoding LysR family transcriptional regulator, translating to MELRQLEYLVAVVDEGGFTKAANRLHVAQPGVSAQIRLLERELGETLIDRSERTARPTEVGAAVLTHARAALAAVRGVRQAVDEFAGLVRGRVRIGTVTSHNIDVPGLLSEFHRRYPDVEITLTESNSAHLIAALGSGDLDIAITGITATPPPGLKVRMLAEEPLVAAVPDGDPLARYDSVSLSKLVSRELICLASGTAARTSIEEACAAKGLSPKVAFESGDPGLCARLAERGLGVAVLQKTIVDNRDGLRGIPIVRPSLRGWLVLGWRAEGPLSPAARELLRLARRRLPGLGD from the coding sequence ATGGAACTGCGTCAGCTGGAGTACCTGGTAGCCGTCGTCGACGAGGGCGGCTTCACCAAGGCGGCGAACCGGCTCCACGTCGCCCAGCCCGGTGTCAGCGCTCAGATCCGGTTGCTGGAACGGGAACTGGGCGAAACGCTCATCGACCGTTCGGAGCGGACCGCGCGACCCACCGAGGTGGGCGCCGCCGTGTTGACGCACGCCCGCGCCGCGCTGGCGGCGGTGCGCGGGGTACGGCAGGCCGTCGACGAGTTCGCGGGGCTGGTGCGCGGCCGGGTGCGCATCGGGACGGTGACCTCGCACAACATCGACGTCCCGGGGCTGTTGTCCGAGTTCCACCGGCGGTATCCCGACGTGGAGATCACGCTGACCGAGTCGAACAGCGCGCACCTCATCGCCGCGCTCGGCTCCGGCGACCTGGATATCGCGATCACCGGCATCACCGCGACCCCGCCGCCGGGGCTGAAGGTCCGGATGCTGGCGGAGGAACCGTTGGTGGCGGCGGTCCCGGACGGGGATCCGCTGGCGCGCTACGACAGCGTCTCACTGTCCAAACTGGTGTCGCGGGAACTGATCTGTCTCGCGTCCGGTACCGCCGCCCGCACGTCCATCGAGGAGGCGTGCGCCGCCAAGGGTCTGAGTCCGAAAGTGGCGTTCGAGTCGGGCGACCCGGGACTGTGCGCCCGGCTGGCCGAGCGCGGCCTGGGGGTGGCGGTACTACAGAAGACGATTGTGGACAACCGGGATGGCTTGCGGGGCATACCGATCGTGAGGCCGTCGCTGCGCGGCTGGCTGGTGCTGGGCTGGCGCGCCGAAGGGCCGTTGAGTCCGGCGGCGCGCGAGTTGCTGCGGCTGGCGCGGCGCCGGTTGCCAGGCCTGGGTGACTGA